The sequence CAGTGAGAAATTCAACTCATCTGACCTTATCTGACCAAAAGAAGTCTGTCCACTTTCTCTCAGCCATGCCAGCATTTCATTGTTTAGAATGAGGTGAAAGGCAGAACGACACAATACGGGAGGTTTCCTTCCTCCGGGCGGACTTGGCTTCAGCACGGTGCTGAGTTAAACTATATAACGAGGCTGCACTTGACCCTGCGCACGACAACCTCAGAGTCAAGGGGACAACAGAGCCTAGGGCAGCCTGGGCGGGTGCTATACAGGGAAACTACTCAAGAGAGAGCGTGTGACAGGCGGCTCAGACACGACAAGTCAAACAATCTATTTGTCCCGAGAGAACGAATGCAGACTGCTGCTGGGTCACATCAACCCTTAGAGCAGGCAGAGTGTAATTAAAGCCAGCTCTCCCACCAGAGCAGAAAAGACATAACTCTCTGAACACATACTCATCTGATCTTGGAGACCTCTCAATGCTCATAAACagacggaggaggaggctgaCGACTCAGAGGGGAGAGACAGCGAAGAAGGGGGGAGGAAGACAGGAAGAAATGTTGCTGAACTGTTGTCCTCGAGCGTTACTGACTCCTAGTTATTTTGTGGGGACACATGAACTACAtaatgtatatactgtatatgtacatCCATAAATTTAGGCTGTTTAGGTCATTATTAATCGTTTTGTATCTTGCTCTCACTTATAAATTCATCATTGTGTCTAAAAAAGTTTCTCAGAGCCAGTGTGATGCATTTAGGTAGCTTGTTCACAGAGAAATTAGATTTACTATTGTATAAAACCAAACAAGCTTGAATAATTGCTATCTTTCCTCCCAGTCAGTTGATTGAACACCAGTTTCATAATAAAGTAATGACTAAAATGCCCTCAAGATAAGGTTCATGGATGACGTTACACTGCAGGTGATATCTTCATTGGAATCAGAATGAGTCATTTATACAGAGTGAAATTCTTAGTTTTTTAAAACTCATTACACTGAGCCAGGTCTCTGGTAGCCGTTGCTGACTGAGGTGTCCATCCTGCGGCGGATCACTTGTTTTGGTGGAAGATCCGGGTGCTCAGTAGGATTTAAACCCTCTTTGGACTCCAGTGTTGACAAATTATGGACAGATCCAGAGCAGCTCCCGTGGCCTTGAGGGACACACAAATAATAACTCGAGTCTCCTTgtaagaaacacaaagacacaaaagtctACCATAGCTGACACAGAATAACCCAGAAAATGAAACgtgtaaataatattttaacactgctgttaaaatgctgcttaaatCACGGGTGTACTGTCAGTTCCTAAAAGCTCTGGAGGAATAaatcacaacaataaaactataCAGTTTATGAATTCCATCCTGCAAGTGACATTTTCATGAGATTCCACTTCATTACCACAaggcaaacaaaataaatggacTAATCACAGGCAAGTGTGAACTGGCGTTGCTCGACGATCAGCTTACCTTCAGATATATGCAGCGATTTCAGAGATGGAGCGATGGAGCGGTTCAGCAGCAACGGCCGGAGGTCAGGGCGGCAGTGGGGGGCTTTTTTGGGCGCGGGAGACAGCCTGGGTGTTGTGCTGACCGAGGACAGGCTTAGAGCGTCCTCTGACTCTCCATCTGTACGTCCCGTGTCCTCCCTGGAGCTCGACTCAGGACTGCTGACACATGCGGCGCTCCTGGGGCCGTTTGAAAGCTGTGACGGCGTCCGACGGACATCCAGGAGCGACTTGTCACGACTTGTCCTCTGTCCAGAGCAGGCTGTTTTGGAGGAGGCGTTCTGCTCGGAGGAATGGGACGACAGAGACTCCATGCTGCCCATGGGGGTGCTGCTGGGACTGCTGCTGAAAGTGTCACCTATGCAGGGACCGGTGAGGAGGCATACAAGGCCCTCATTAAAACCTGCTTGGTAAGAAAGTGCCTTACAGTGCAAGTTAAGACTAGAACATAGAccagttttggaaaaaaaaatattattcatttGGACGCTATATTAGCCACATCAACAACTAATCTGAATAAATCTAGTGAGGCAATGTATGCAGATGTCTGACCAACTTTAAAGGCCACTGACTGACAATTGGCAGTTTGCGGATATGGTGACCTGTGGCACTATTCGCTGCTTTGGTACTCACTTTCTGCATCTGCCAGGCACAGCGTCGGGGTGTAGATGCTGCGGGGTTTCCTGGGCCCCGTGGACAGACAGATGGCTCTGCTCCGGCGAGAGCCAGGCCGGCTCTGGGGTAGAGGGAGGGGCACGTTGGGGTCCGGAGGCTGGTGGAAGATCTGTAGgcccagaaaaaaaagcacaatctaTCCATCTCCATGCATTTTGGCATAGTTTTAAGTTAATTAGCAACTTTGTAAAGCTGGAAATGACATCTACACCATGAAACAAAGGAATATTAGAGACTCACAACTTGGTTACTGAACATATAACCAGCGGTAGTAACCTACAAATCTGCATCTTGATCCAGAAATTGTGCCTCAGTTGAATTTAGGAGGAAATATATTATGTTAGAATTTGTATTAATCTTGTAATATGTAATTCCATATACAAGATATTGACCGCATCCCCCATACACGCACATGTTTAGTGCTTTCTGtcaaaaacttcaaaatataTTGTTCATTATCAGGGTTTTGCCCATGAATCTATTattggaaatatgaaaaaagccGGCATAATTGCAGTGGTAAGTAGGGTTTTGTAATTAAAGACCTATAAAGGAAGACATTATAATAATTAAATGGTGCTGATAGATTTGCAAATGTGACTGTCACCTTGTTGAAGTTCTCAATTAGTATCTCCACCACAATGTTCTGGAATTTGATGTTCATCATGGCGGCCACAGTCTCCTCTTGCGACCGCATCAGGGTGGGGCCGAAGATGACACCCAGGTTTGACACCGTCATCAGATTGTACTGGTTTTGTGCAGAAACTCTGCATGTAGACAACATGggcatttctgtaatattttactaCGTGATACAGACAGTTGTAGAGACACCTACACATGTATACTGTGCAGACCAAACTGTCACAGCTTTATCTAGTTTcaacaatttttattttgtcttatagggccacttctttttttaaggCTGCAGCGTAGCTGATTTAATACAGGAGCACGTACGTGACAAGGTGTTTTATTAGTAACTCCAGCATTTCCTTGTTCCTCTCAGGCAGCTTGTGAACCAAAGCATGAACAGCACACACCCTGTAGTTCTGGTCATCGGACTCTGAGGGAAAGAACACAAGTTAAAATAATAAGGAGGCTGAGGTGCTAAAACTAGCAAACTGGCAATTATTAACTTTTAGAATATATTAGACCAATCAAATAAGCATTACAGTGACTGTGATCTGAGTAAATTCATACTCTGTTGTAATTATACTGTCAACCTGCCGTGTACACAGAAAAAATCTTCAAACTCTTCAAGATCAGTTTTTCTCTATTCACATTCAATTTGAGATTCCCTATGCAGACATGTAGAAGATGCACATGAGCACTGATTAAACCAATTTAACTTCTCAGTTTGACACGACGTCACAGTGATGTGATGCACGGAGCATGGAGCCATCTTCTGGGATGGAAGCGGTTTAATTGGTTCAATCTTTGCTCGTTTGATTTTTCTACTGTCAAGACCTGGATCACACTTCAGATGACTGAACGTGGACGTACACCAGTTCAAAATAAAATTCCCCTCCAAATGTTACATACAAATTCACAATATAGAATTGTAAAGATTCAAATGATCTTCTGGCAATGATAAAATGTACCTAATTAGAAACAGAATCtgctacagtaaaaaaataaatagattttttctaATAACTTACTGACAGCCATGATTAAATCTTTGTGGAGCTTGAACGTCATTAGAGGCTCCGAGAGACAtctgatgggaaaaaaaaaagaacatttgacattttatttctaaagtGACATGGGTCTTTTGAATGCAGCCACCTTCCTTTGTGAGTCAGTGGCAGCGCTGAATGCATGACTAACACCAAAAGAGGTTTCAGAGATGCATTATGGAGGCAATGATGACTCCTGACAGTTAAGGAAGCGCAGCTGGTGGGGCGAGCTGACCTGAGGTAATTCTTCAGGCCGCTGGTGATAGTTTTGTTGTCCCACGTCTCTGGATCCAGATCCATATCCACAGGTGCCTTGGACGCtattagaaacacattttacGTTTATATCAGCGATTAGGCTTTGAACTGTCTTAGGAAAGCAATGCAGCTCGACACAGCCCGACAGGCTGCTTAACAGAGAGTTAAAAACACTGACTGTCTACTTGTGTGACGAGACTAAAAAGGATAATCTGAAATAAATGTAAGTACGCTGAGTACATGTGTGGCGCCTCACAGAGATGGAGATCAAGCTTTAGCGAGATTTTGGTAATACGTTCAGACATTTCCTGTTGAAATGTATGAAATGTATGCAAACAGGATTACGCCGGGTAATTGAATTAAGTAATGACAAAGCAATATGAGGCCAGATGGCGGTTACACTGTCACACCACAAGGAGGACCTCTTTCCTTAATCTGCAGGATCATATCAAGTTTAGCTAAAGTAGTGGATCCAGTCTGAGAAAATGGTGAGAAAAGCTGCTCATATACAAGAACTTTCAAAGCCACAGAAAGTGCAATAGTGAATCAGCTACTTATAATCGCAGAACTGCTCCTGTTTTGCTATGTGGCATATGAAAAGGTCACTGATGATACTTTAATTTTCAGCTACTTACAGAAGACTGTGGTCATCAGCTTCTGTACTTTGGAGTTGACTCCTCCAATCCTGTACAGCCCCATTGTATTTATGCCTATGGAACATTGAAAAAGATCATTCATTAACCGGAATAAGGATGAAAGATTTTCACTCAAGACTTGTGCCAGTGCGATGTGTTGCCATGTCCACTAACGAATGAAACGCATTGTTGATTCTAATCACAGCCTGGCTGCGTTCGAGTCAACTGACACATGGAAGCAGAGAAATTTAAAAGCCTCACCTCTCATCTCGACCAGGTCAATGCATTTCCTTATGAAGTTAAAGCCTGCCTCATTAAGAAATGCTGTAATACAACAAAGGATAGGGTTGACATGTCAATTACCATCTGGGTTAACCACGCATAATGTAGGAAAAATCCCTTATGGCTGCGCTCAAACTAATAAGATACAAACCCTGCGCTGGAAGGCTCCGCTATGTCAGCTGAGTAGGCGTATGTCAAATAATTGTGTTAATGAACAGAGATAGCTATAGGTAActacgtatgtgtgtgttggaaaCTTCCTTCTGTTAGTCTAAGCCTCAGAAAGCTGATACCATACATTTCAATGATGAAAGGcttattaaaacaaagaaaaaaaacacacttactCTCTTCCTTTTTGCTTAATATGGCTGGAAGGTTGTAGATCTAGGAAGAGTttacaaaaacatcattaaattAAGGAACCCTTTGCTTCAAAACTGAACACAATTATAGCATATTTGCAAGAAAAGCTGTGAGACATTATTCTCTGCTGTCTATCACTAGCACCAGTAAAGGGTGAGGTCATGATTTCTGAAAAAGTAAATATCCTGAAGCCACCAGTAGAGGGTGCCAATGACAAATTCTTCCGTTTAGTTTGGGTTTCTTTGGGTctcaaaacaattacaaaacaTCCGGGGCCAAACAGTAGCCAGCACAAAATGAATATTTCAAAGACAATCAGGCAAAGTTCCTCACCGGCTCCTTGCCATCCATGGCCTCCAGCCACAATCTTCTATTGGACTCTGACAGTGCCTGCAGTGTCATAACACCATGCCTGCAAAGATTTAAGAGAAAAAGCTGGTCCCAGTCTGATCTCATTGCCTTGGGGCCCATGGACAGAGCATGTTTACACTGGCTCAGACCACTATAAAAGGACTCGTGTAGCTAAAATAGCTCGTGTGCAAATGCTTGACTTCAAACTGTGCCCTCGCTTGGCTTTGTGCTTCACATTCCACTCCCAATTAAAAGCCACATGTGCTTAACATTAAAGTGAAGTAAAGTAACTTTTTGCACCCAACATGCATATACTTTAATCTTCTCTCACTCTGCTCTTGCGCTACGTAGCTTGAAACTGACCTAAAAATGATCTGCAGCTGGTACTGATACGACAATACAACAACATCGTATGATATTGGCAAACAAAGAATTTCACCCCACCCAAAAGCCATCGTTAGTACAGCATGGAGCCATGTCACCTTGCATGTGTTACAGTTAACAGGTCATTTCAACCAAATTACAAACCCCCCAGATTTTTATCTCTAGCGATATTTTGCTATGATGACAGTTCTTGATTTATTTGACCAGTTTTTGAGCTGTCTAAGATCAATACCTCCAACCAGTCACATTGAATGTGGAAGAAAATATATACAGTTGTGATGCTCACAGCACTGGAAACATTGAAAGATTCAATAACAACATCTCTTTCCAGAAAAACTGACTCTGCTTCTCTAATCGATAACACAACCTGGTTTCAGTTTTCACTGTAGGTATTTGTTGCTAAGTTGCTATGAAAACAGTTGACAGTGAGGTCTGGGTAATATTTACAGCATCAGGGACACTCTTTATAGAAAGACATGTTGCTGCTAAATTTTAATAACATTCTTTCATTGCTTTGAGCACCGCAAATGAAAGCCTATTTATTGATGTTGCAGCGGAGGTTTCAGGGACAGATGTCTCAAAATTTTGggcaaataaaatgtaattatttgcaTGAATACACCTTTAGTAATTTGGGTGAACCAacccttttaaaaaatgaggttCGGAGATGGTTGGCCTGATTATGGCTGGGATATAGGTGCAACAGCATGTTTATTATAATGAGAATGAATGGATGAGCTTGAAGCTGACTGGAGCTTGGCCCACATTGTCCTTGTGTTTGGAACATGCACCTTGGGGCATCACACTTTATGATAAATGAGTTGTCCTGCAAATAAACTGCAGTTACTGTCCGTGCTCGGCAACACTTACCAAGGGTGAGCAGTGCCGGGCCTGCTGCCGTAGTGCAACATTAACACACAGTGATGAGCTAACTCTACGTTGAAGAGGTGCACATCGTAATAATGAGTTCATATCAAGCTTTCATGATGCTTGGCCAATACAGCCACTATTAATCAGCTGGCAGCCACTTAAAGGTGTCTAGATCTTTGGTCGATCCCTGATCCTTTGCCCCAGTAAAACATTATATTCAAATCAATTATAGATGCTCCCACAAAGCTTAAAAAATTCTTAAGAGGCAAAAAT comes from Amphiprion ocellaris isolate individual 3 ecotype Okinawa chromosome 7, ASM2253959v1, whole genome shotgun sequence and encodes:
- the LOC111575400 gene encoding rho GTPase-activating protein 42 isoform X4; its protein translation is MGLPTLEFSDSFLDSPDFRERLKCHEIELERTNKFIKDLIKDGNMLITALKNLSAAVQKFSQSLQEFQFECIGDAETDDEVNIAQSFKEFSQLLNTVEEERRRLIQNADDVLITPLEKFRKEQIGAAKEGKKKFDKETEKYYSTLERHLNLSCKKKEAYLQEADTQIDKERQLFYDASLEYVFKIQEVQEKKKFEFVEPLLAFLQGLFTFYHEGYELAHEFEPYKQQLQFNLQNTRNNFVSTKQEVEKLMKRIRSADQDYKPPGQWTMEGFLYVQEKRPLGCTWIRHYCTYDKGSKTFSMSNTETKSSGKQNGLVLNQPEMFKLKSCIRRKTDSIDKRFCFDIEVVERHGVMTLQALSESNRRLWLEAMDGKEPIYNLPAILSKKEETFLNEAGFNFIRKCIDLVEMRGINTMGLYRIGGVNSKVQKLMTTVFSSKAPVDMDLDPETWDNKTITSGLKNYLRCLSEPLMTFKLHKDLIMAVKSDDQNYRVCAVHALVHKLPERNKEMLELLIKHLVTVSAQNQYNLMTVSNLGVIFGPTLMRSQEETVAAMMNIKFQNIVVEILIENFNKIFHQPPDPNVPLPLPQSRPGSRRSRAICLSTGPRKPRSIYTPTLCLADAESFNEGLVCLLTGPCIGDTFSSSPSSTPMGSMESLSSHSSEQNASSKTACSGQRTSRDKSLLDVRRTPSQLSNGPRSAACVSSPESSSREDTGRTDGESEDALSLSSVSTTPRLSPAPKKAPHCRPDLRPLLLNRSIAPSLKSLHISEGHGSCSGSVHNLSTLESKEGLNPTEHPDLPPKQVIRRRMDTSVSNGYQRPGSVVAARALLFENASSSQSAPAGRDAKAMYSCEAEHSHELSFPQGALFSNVYPSVEPGWLQATYEGKTGLIPENYVVFL
- the LOC111575400 gene encoding rho GTPase-activating protein 42 isoform X3; translated protein: MGLPTLEFSDSFLDSPDFRERLKCHEIELERTNKFIKDLIKDGNMLITALKNLSAAVQKFSQSLQEFQFECIGDAETDDEVNIAQSFKEFSQLLNTVEEERRRLIQNADDVLITPLEKFRKEQIGAAKEGKKKFDKETEKYYSTLERHLNLSCKKKEAYLQEADTQIDKERQLFYDASLEYVFKIQEVQEKKKFEFVEPLLAFLQGLFTFYHEGYELAHEFEPYKQQLQFNLQNTRNNFVSTKQEVEKLMKRIRSADQDYKPPGQWTMEGFLYVQEKRPLGCTWIRHYCTYDKGSKTFSMSNTETKSSGKQNGLVLNQPEMFKLKSCIRRKTDSIDKRFCFDIEVVERNDIYRGTLFRPLQFFCKVRHGVMTLQALSESNRRLWLEAMDGKEPIYNLPAILSKKEETFLNEAGFNFIRKCIDLVEMRGINTMGLYRIGGVNSKVQKLMTTVFSSKAPVDMDLDPETWDNKTITSGLKNYLRCLSEPLMTFKLHKDLIMAVKSDDQNYRVCAVHALVHKLPERNKEMLELLIKHLVTVSAQNQYNLMTVSNLGVIFGPTLMRSQEETVAAMMNIKFQNIVVEILIENFNKIFHQPPDPNVPLPLPQSRPGSRRSRAICLSTGPRKPRSIYTPTLCLADAESDTFSSSPSSTPMGSMESLSSHSSEQNASSKTACSGQRTSRDKSLLDVRRTPSQLSNGPRSAACVSSPESSSREDTGRTDGESEDALSLSSVSTTPRLSPAPKKAPHCRPDLRPLLLNRSIAPSLKSLHISEGHGSCSGSVHNLSTLESKEGLNPTEHPDLPPKQVIRRRMDTSVSNGYQRPGSVVAARALLFENASSSQSAPAGRDAKAMYSCEAEHSHELSFPQGALFSNVYPSVEPGWLQATYEGKTGLIPENYVVFL
- the LOC111575400 gene encoding rho GTPase-activating protein 42 isoform X1 — translated: MGLPTLEFSDSFLDSPDFRERLKCHEIELERTNKFIKDLIKDGNMLITALKNLSAAVQKFSQSLQEFQFECIGDAETDDEVNIAQSFKEFSQLLNTVEEERRRLIQNADDVLITPLEKFRKEQIGAAKEGKKKFDKETEKYYSTLERHLNLSCKKKEAYLQEADTQIDKERQLFYDASLEYVFKIQEVQEKKKFEFVEPLLAFLQGLFTFYHEGYELAHEFEPYKQQLQFNLQNTRNNFVSTKQEVEKLMKRIRSADQDYKPPGQWTMEGFLYVQEKRPLGCTWIRHYCTYDKGSKTFSMSNTETKSSGKQNGLVLNQPEMFKLKSCIRRKTDSIDKRFCFDIEVVERNDIYRGTLFRPLQFFCKVRHGVMTLQALSESNRRLWLEAMDGKEPIYNLPAILSKKEETFLNEAGFNFIRKCIDLVEMRGINTMGLYRIGGVNSKVQKLMTTVFSSKAPVDMDLDPETWDNKTITSGLKNYLRCLSEPLMTFKLHKDLIMAVKSDDQNYRVCAVHALVHKLPERNKEMLELLIKHLVTVSAQNQYNLMTVSNLGVIFGPTLMRSQEETVAAMMNIKFQNIVVEILIENFNKIFHQPPDPNVPLPLPQSRPGSRRSRAICLSTGPRKPRSIYTPTLCLADAESFNEGLVCLLTGPCIGDTFSSSPSSTPMGSMESLSSHSSEQNASSKTACSGQRTSRDKSLLDVRRTPSQLSNGPRSAACVSSPESSSREDTGRTDGESEDALSLSSVSTTPRLSPAPKKAPHCRPDLRPLLLNRSIAPSLKSLHISEGHGSCSGSVHNLSTLESKEGLNPTEHPDLPPKQVIRRRMDTSVSNGYQRPGSVVAARALLFENASSSQSAPAGRDAKAMYSCEAEHSHELSFPQGALFSNVYPSVEPGWLQATYEGKTGLIPENYVVFL
- the LOC111575400 gene encoding rho GTPase-activating protein 42 isoform X5; translated protein: MGLPTLEFSDSFLDSPDFRERLKCHEIELERTNKFIKDLIKDGNMLITALKNLSAAVQKFSQSLQEFQFECIGDAETDDEVNIAQSFKEFSQLLNTVEEERRRLIQNADDVLITPLEKFRKEQIGAAKEGKKKFDKETEKYYSTLERHLNLSCKKKEAYLQEADTQIDKERQLFYDASLEYVFKIQEVQEKKKFEFVEPLLAFLQGLFTFYHEGYELAHEFEPYKQQLQFNLQNTRNNFVSTKQEVEKLMKRIRSADQDYKPPGQWTMEGFLYVQEKRPLGCTWIRHYCTYDKGSKTFSMSNTETKSSGKQNGLVLNQPEMFKLKSCIRRKTDSIDKRFCFDIEVVERHGVMTLQALSESNRRLWLEAMDGKEPIYNLPAILSKKEETFLNEAGFNFIRKCIDLVEMRGINTMGLYRIGGVNSKVQKLMTTVFSSKAPVDMDLDPETWDNKTITSGLKNYLRCLSEPLMTFKLHKDLIMAVKSDDQNYRVCAVHALVHKLPERNKEMLELLIKHLVTVSAQNQYNLMTVSNLGVIFGPTLMRSQEETVAAMMNIKFQNIVVEILIENFNKIFHQPPDPNVPLPLPQSRPGSRRSRAICLSTGPRKPRSIYTPTLCLADAESDTFSSSPSSTPMGSMESLSSHSSEQNASSKTACSGQRTSRDKSLLDVRRTPSQLSNGPRSAACVSSPESSSREDTGRTDGESEDALSLSSVSTTPRLSPAPKKAPHCRPDLRPLLLNRSIAPSLKSLHISEGHGSCSGSVHNLSTLESKEGLNPTEHPDLPPKQVIRRRMDTSVSNGYQRPGSVVAARALLFENASSSQSAPAGRDAKAMYSCEAEHSHELSFPQGALFSNVYPSVEPGWLQATYEGKTGLIPENYVVFL
- the LOC111575400 gene encoding rho GTPase-activating protein 42 isoform X2 translates to MGLPTLEFSDSFLDSPDFRERLKCHEIELERTNKFIKDLIKDGNMLITALKNLSAAVQKFSQSLQEFQFECIGDAETDDEVNIAQSFKEFSQLLNTVEEERRRLIQNADDVLITPLEKFRKEQIGAAKEGKKKFDKETEKYYSTLERHLNLSCKKKEAYLQEADTQIDKERQLFYDASLEYVFKIQEVQEKKKFEFVEPLLAFLQGLFTFYHEGYELAHEFEPYKQQLQFNLQNTRNNFVSTKQEVEKLMKRIRSADQDYKPPGQWTMEGFLYVQEKRPLGCTWIRHYCTYDKGSKTFSMSNTETKSSGKQNGLVLNQPEMFKLKSCIRRKTDSIDKRFCFDIEVVERNDIYRGTLFRPLQFFCKVRHGVMTLQALSESNRRLWLEAMDGKEPIYNLPAILSKKEETFLNEAGFNFIRKCIDLVEMRGINTMGLYRIGGVNSKVQKLMTTVFSSKAPVDMDLDPETWDNKTITSGLKNYLRCLSEPLMTFKLHKDLIMAVKSDDQNYRVCAVHALVHKLPERNKEMLELLIKHLVTVSAQNQYNLMTVSNLGVIFGPTLMRSQEETVAAMMNIKFQNIVVEILIENFNKIFHQPPDPNVPLPLPQSRPGSRRSRAICLSTGPRKPRSIYTPTLCLADAESPCIGDTFSSSPSSTPMGSMESLSSHSSEQNASSKTACSGQRTSRDKSLLDVRRTPSQLSNGPRSAACVSSPESSSREDTGRTDGESEDALSLSSVSTTPRLSPAPKKAPHCRPDLRPLLLNRSIAPSLKSLHISEGHGSCSGSVHNLSTLESKEGLNPTEHPDLPPKQVIRRRMDTSVSNGYQRPGSVVAARALLFENASSSQSAPAGRDAKAMYSCEAEHSHELSFPQGALFSNVYPSVEPGWLQATYEGKTGLIPENYVVFL